Proteins from a genomic interval of Candidatus Nomurabacteria bacterium:
- the rplP gene encoding 50S ribosomal protein L16, whose amino-acid sequence MLLPRKTKYRKVRKGKIKGNATSGNTIAFGTYALISLEAERINSRQIEAARRAMTRYVKRGGKIWIRIFPHTPVTKKPNEVKMGSGKGNPEKFVAKVKPGTVMFEMAEVTLEQAQEAMRLAGHKLPVKTRFAVREDF is encoded by the coding sequence ATGTTATTACCACGAAAAACAAAGTATAGAAAGGTCCGAAAAGGTAAAATCAAAGGTAACGCTACCTCTGGTAATACTATTGCCTTTGGAACTTACGCTTTAATTTCACTTGAGGCTGAGCGAATTAATTCTCGTCAAATAGAGGCTGCTCGTCGTGCCATGACTCGTTACGTTAAACGTGGCGGTAAGATTTGGATCCGTATCTTCCCTCATACTCCAGTTACTAAAAAGCCAAACGAAGTAAAGATGGGGAGTGGTAAGGGAAACCCAGAAAAGTTTGTTGCCAAGGTTAAGCCAGGAACAGTCATGTTCGAAATGGCGGAAGTAACTTTAGAGCAAGCTCAAGAGGCAATGCGTCTTGCTGGCCACAAATTACCAGTTAAAACTCGCTTTGCAGTAAGAGAGGACTTTTAG
- the rplX gene encoding 50S ribosomal protein L24, whose translation MKLKVGDQVKVLTGKYKGQEGKVLQVMPKVDSVVVEGVNIVKTHQKPSATNPNGGVQEKTMPIAVSKVAFVTKSGRTSRLGYKIKDDGTKVRVAVQDGRKEV comes from the coding sequence ATTAAATTAAAAGTAGGAGATCAAGTAAAAGTTCTCACCGGAAAATATAAAGGCCAAGAAGGTAAGGTTCTTCAAGTTATGCCAAAAGTAGACTCAGTAGTTGTTGAAGGTGTAAATATTGTTAAAACTCACCAAAAACCTAGTGCTACCAACCCTAATGGTGGAGTACAAGAAAAGACTATGCCAATAGCTGTATCTAAAGTAGCTTTTGTAACAAAATCAGGAAGAACTTCAAGATTAGGTTATAAGATTAAAGATGATGGTACAAAGGTCCGTGTTGCAGTACAAGACGGAAGGAAAGAGGTTTAG
- the rpsQ gene encoding 30S ribosomal protein S17, with protein sequence MSKKTLSGIVTSTSMNKTITVQVVREVRHPKYNKLYKVSKKFHAHDEKEETNKGDEVTIEEISPISKTKTWTLKSVDKKVTKLQQQLQGVEI encoded by the coding sequence ATGAGTAAAAAAACATTAAGCGGAATAGTAACAAGTACTAGTATGAACAAAACAATCACTGTTCAGGTAGTGCGTGAGGTTCGTCATCCTAAATACAACAAGCTTTATAAAGTATCAAAGAAGTTCCATGCTCATGACGAAAAAGAAGAAACAAACAAAGGGGATGAAGTGACTATCGAAGAGATCTCTCCAATTTCAAAAACAAAAACTTGGACGCTTAAGTCAGTTGATAAAAAAGTAACTAAGCTTCAACAACAATTGCAAGGAGTAGAAATTTAA
- the rplN gene encoding 50S ribosomal protein L14, translating to MIQQETRLKVTDNSGAKEILCIRVLGGSGRRYAHVGDVIVATVKDALPTGNTKKKSVVKAVVVRTKKTIKRKDGSTISFDDNAAVIIDDKKEPKGTRIFGPVPRELRDLGYSKIISLAPEVL from the coding sequence ATGATTCAACAAGAAACAAGATTAAAAGTAACAGATAACAGTGGAGCGAAAGAGATCCTCTGTATTCGCGTACTTGGCGGATCAGGTCGTAGATATGCTCACGTTGGTGATGTCATCGTAGCTACTGTAAAAGACGCTCTTCCTACTGGAAATACAAAAAAGAAATCAGTTGTAAAAGCAGTTGTTGTTAGAACAAAGAAAACTATTAAGAGAAAAGATGGCAGTACAATCTCATTTGATGACAACGCTGCAGTTATTATCGATGACAAAAAAGAACCAAAAGGTACTCGTATCTTTGGTCCAGTACCAAGAGAGCTACGTGACCTCGGTTACAGTAAAATAATTTCACTAGCACCGGAGGTATTATAA
- the rpmC gene encoding 50S ribosomal protein L29, producing MKAYKMTDLLKKDAKTLNEDMAKLNSQLTDLKIKATTRKMSDDSSEAKKVKKNIARIQTAFNAPKEVKPVKSDDRKSKKEEKVKEK from the coding sequence ATGAAGGCTTATAAAATGACAGATCTTCTAAAAAAAGATGCCAAAACCCTAAATGAGGACATGGCTAAGCTTAATTCTCAGTTGACTGATCTCAAGATAAAAGCTACTACTAGAAAAATGTCTGACGACTCTTCTGAGGCTAAAAAAGTTAAGAAAAACATTGCTAGAATCCAAACCGCTTTTAATGCTCCAAAAGAAGTAAAACCAGTAAAGTCAGATGATAGGAAGTCTAAAAAAGAAGAGAAAGTTAAGGAGAAGTAG